In Paenibacillus algicola, a genomic segment contains:
- a CDS encoding integrase core domain-containing protein gives MVHERIPPKTPNKNAHIESFHAILESECYQRHEFESYQQAYEIVSSFIHNYNHKRIHGSLYDLSPYEYREAIQQGMVEPKVIKV, from the coding sequence ATCGTTCACGAGCGCATTCCACCCAAGACGCCAAACAAGAATGCGCATATCGAATCCTTCCATGCGATTCTGGAATCGGAGTGTTATCAGCGGCACGAGTTTGAGAGCTATCAACAAGCGTATGAAATCGTCAGCAGCTTTATCCACAACTACAATCACAAGCGAATCCATGGTAGCTTATACGATCTGTCGCCGTACGAATACCGAGAGGCAATTCAACAAGGGATGGTGGAGCCCAAGGTCATCAAAGTGTAA
- a CDS encoding IS3 family transposase, which produces MGHAIRLVLRILDVERSTYYAHVNRSEHHEPIHRSGRPAPGYSTTQDGKRISDEQVSEWIMELLADEYTSVYGYRKLTKMLQREHRLVINKKKVYRLCKAMNVLRPQRQVKVKHPKRLANNRLLTGSSQLWETDIKYGWVEGEGRFFFLLSIIDVFDRAIVADHHGLSCEAKDLVQITQEALMKRQLF; this is translated from the coding sequence TTGGGGCATGCCATTCGTCTGGTGCTGCGCATTTTAGACGTGGAGCGTTCGACGTATTATGCACATGTGAATCGATCTGAACATCACGAACCTATCCACAGGAGCGGTCGCCCCGCGCCTGGTTATTCAACCACGCAAGACGGCAAGCGGATTAGCGATGAACAAGTGAGCGAGTGGATCATGGAACTGCTGGCGGACGAGTATACGTCCGTCTACGGATACCGCAAGCTGACAAAGATGCTGCAGCGTGAGCATCGTCTGGTGATCAACAAGAAGAAAGTCTATCGGCTGTGCAAAGCCATGAACGTCCTGCGGCCCCAGCGCCAGGTGAAAGTTAAGCACCCGAAGCGACTGGCCAATAATCGGCTTCTCACAGGCTCCAGTCAGCTCTGGGAAACGGATATTAAGTATGGGTGGGTCGAAGGCGAAGGGCGCTTCTTCTTCCTGCTGAGCATCATCGATGTGTTCGACCGGGCGATCGTCGCTGATCATCACGGCCTGTCCTGCGAGGCCAAGGACTTGGTTCAAATCACGCAGGAAGCGCTGATGAAGCGCCAGCTCTTTTGA
- a CDS encoding RHS repeat-associated core domain-containing protein, whose translation MRGRDGVQTDINGLYTMRARYYNPDIKRFMNRDVLRGEVSLGLSMDRFAYVTGNPVTFVDPLGLDAIQAGKRKGGVILIEKRHLTMRRI comes from the coding sequence GTGCGTGGCCGCGATGGTGTACAGACTGACATCAACGGCCTTTATACCATGCGCGCGCGATATTATAACCCGGACATCAAGCGGTTTATGAACCGCGATGTGCTGCGAGGAGAAGTGAGCCTGGGGCTCAGCATGGACCGCTTCGCGTATGTAACCGGCAATCCGGTGACGTTTGTGGACCCGCTGGGGCTGGATGCGATTCAGGCGGGGAAGCGTAAGGGTGGGGTAATCTTAATAGAAAAGAGGCATTTAACAATGCGAAGGATTTAG